Genomic DNA from Longimicrobiaceae bacterium:
CGATTTGAACCAGCGAAAGGCCATGACTTTCCCGGATACTTTCTCACCGCGGCGCGCCCGCCGCGGCTCGCGTGGGAGGGCTTACCGCCCTGTAGGACTACTGGTTACGAGAGCCGGGAAGCTATGCCCCTCCCCCAGAACATGCAACCCGACTCGGCCGCGGCGTGCCACCGCGCCGGCCGCGTGATGCACGCCGTGTGCCCGCGTCGCCGAATCGCCCGTTCCCACCCGGAACCTCTACTCTCCGCCTCGGATCACCCTCGCGGATGACACGCCGCGGACCGCCGTCAGAACGCACTCCGCACCCGCGAAACGCGAAACCCGCCGCCGGACGATGCCGGGCAGCGGGAGATTCGACCTGCGAGATGTCAGAAAAGAGCGAGCAGCGTGTCCTTACCTTGCAGCGGCCCTGACGCCATCGCCTGGCAGCTACCTGGCTTCGTACTCGACGACGGAGTGACGAGGACGGAGAGCGGAGGCTCAGCCGTTATCGCTGCCCTTGTCCGGCCCGTACTGCGCCCGCGGCTCGGCGACGAGCGATACGCCCCAACCCGGCTGGACCCGGTACTCGGGCGAGAGGAGGCTGCGCACCGAGACGTCGGTGTCCAGATCGGGCCAGGTGAGCGCCCGGCCGCCCGGCCTGACGTGCACGCCGGCGAGGTCCTGCGGAGCGAAGGCGCGAAGCTCGGGGTCACGGTCGGCGGGCACATCCACGTGCCGGCCGTCGGTGAGCTCCAGAAAGATCCTGCCGCTCGCGACGTCGTAGCGCGCGGACGCTGCACGCGGCTCGGACAGCGCGGCAATTCGGCCGGCCTCGACGGCGGCCGGGATCTGGGCGAGGATCTCTTCGTCGGTGGGCGGGGTCCACTCAGGTGCCATGGATCTCTCTCCACTTCAGGATGTACCTGGCTTGAGACGCCTCTACGAGGCGGTACGCCTTCACCACGTCCTTCGTCTTCATGCCGTTGACCTCGCGCACGCTCGGCGCCGTGACGAAGTCGCCGAGCAGGACCACGCACTCGGCGCCCGCGTTGAAGACGTGCACGTGCGGGG
This window encodes:
- a CDS encoding DUF2442 domain-containing protein, with the translated sequence MAPEWTPPTDEEILAQIPAAVEAGRIAALSEPRAASARYDVASGRIFLELTDGRHVDVPADRDPELRAFAPQDLAGVHVRPGGRALTWPDLDTDVSVRSLLSPEYRVQPGWGVSLVAEPRAQYGPDKGSDNG
- a CDS encoding DUF4160 domain-containing protein — translated: MIYPDDHPPPHVHVFNAGAECVVLLGDFVTAPSVREVNGMKTKDVVKAYRLVEASQARYILKWREIHGT